The window CTACGATATGCTCTAAAAATTCCCATAAAGCgtaaataaaaattgaTGAAATACTActatttttaaaattacTACCATTGGATGTTATATCATCCCCTATATATCTTTGAATGAACGCATTAGAAGAACTCATAATAGAAGTAAATACGGGAACAAGTTCAGTAGTATAATTTCCATCCTTTTTACCAAGAGAAGTAAATTTATTAGGACCTATATAACCAACTTTAGTAATAGCATgtttcatattttttatattacaatCAATTTTTGCTTCCTTAGATGAAAAAGGTATCCATTCATACATATCAATATTAGGTAAAATGTTCCATTCTGTTAATGTATCACCTAATGTTTTCTTGGATTTTTTATAACCTTTTTTCGTTTTTGTTGCTACCCTTTTTTCGTATATACCTTTAGCTAAATCGTCTATATCAGTAAATTTGTCTAATGCTGATAATTGTTTTGTTAGTTGTTTTTCTATTTTgtcttttaaaataatttcttttatatctttatcgtattgttctttatattttctttctttttctttctttaATTCATCATATTCTTTCCATCTTATTGCTAATCgttcattatatttttccatTACTTCTTTCATCTCAGGatcattatcataattaGGTATATATTTGTCATATTCACATAATTTTCTCGAtgttgttatttttttgatgtTTCTTATATGGATTAACATGTAACCGTTGCTTTGAAATTGTctctaaaaaaaaaaaaaaaaaaaaaaaaaataataataataataatgttatatatataatatgctcatatatatggttatccttatattattatgtttcctatatatatatatgtaagtatgttattataataatatatatatatttcatacgcatgataacaataatggtgacaataataataataacaataataacaatattttattcaataaaaataaacataataacATTTTAAAGTTCTGAGcttcattttcatttatatgtaatgCTTCATCATTCAAATTATtgtaagaaaaaaaaattttaatattacattttatcttataatattatgtaccaaaaaaaaaaaaaaaaaaaaaaaaaaaaaaaaaaaaatagaaaataataaaatatataactaatataataacaataatcctaaattatattattgttatattatataaaacaattATCTTTCcataatacaaatatatttttttattttttttattaaaatggTTATAACCATTATCGTACAACAGAATGaaaacaaatgaaaaaaat of the Plasmodium gaboni strain SY75 chromosome Unknown, whole genome shotgun sequence genome contains:
- a CDS encoding rifin, whose product is MLLCLFLLNKILLLLLLLLLSPLLLSCRQFQSNGYMLIHIRNIKKITTSRKLCEYDKYIPNYDNDPEMKEVMEKYNERLAIRWKEYDELKKEKERKYKEQYDKDIKEIILKDKIEKQLTKQLSALDKFTDIDDLAKGIYEKRVATKTKKGYKKSKKTLGDTLTEWNILPNIDMYEWIPFSSKEAKIDCNIKNMKHAITKVGYIGPNKFTSLGKKDGNYTTELVPVFTSIMSSSNAFIQRYIGDDITSNGSNFKNSSISSIFIYALWEFLEHIVAPVIASLFLGGNGNGEEQGSKCSNECKCKCTGSSCCTVTCKGKCACVCANTATAKCCCTCTSGGVCSNLCKCTCEHSGIGTFFNNFLHYFDQLSTPFFAFYIIASILLILYYILKYYRNLKMEKKEKYLKILQD